A genomic segment from Candidatus Leptovillus gracilis encodes:
- the rbsK gene encoding ribokinase, which yields MPQPHIVVVGSLNMDLVVQVPTIPAPGETVLGDNFATIPGGKGANQAVAAARLGAKVSLIGRVGADAFGAQLLAAARAEGIDVTHVGVDETAASGIAMITVDAAGQNSIAVASGANYRLTAVHVHRAWEQLDRVDLLVMPLETPLETIETAVMLAQQSGVKVILNPAPARPLPAHILAGVDVLVPNESETALLTGLPVTTGDETRQAARCLLDLGVGSVVLTLGSRGALVLAGGNGEFTAVAPYPVNAVDTTAAGDAFVAGLAVGLGEGRSLPAAAQFANAVGALAVTKQGAQPAMPTRAEVETLSKS from the coding sequence ATGCCCCAACCCCACATCGTCGTTGTTGGCAGCTTAAATATGGACCTGGTGGTACAGGTCCCGACGATTCCTGCGCCGGGCGAGACGGTGTTGGGTGATAACTTCGCCACCATTCCCGGTGGCAAGGGGGCCAACCAGGCGGTGGCCGCGGCGCGCCTGGGGGCAAAGGTCTCGCTGATCGGTCGGGTGGGGGCGGATGCGTTTGGCGCGCAGCTTTTGGCCGCTGCCCGCGCCGAAGGCATAGACGTGACCCACGTCGGCGTGGACGAAACGGCGGCCAGCGGCATCGCTATGATCACTGTGGACGCCGCAGGGCAAAACAGCATTGCCGTCGCGTCGGGGGCCAATTATCGGCTGACGGCCGTACACGTCCACCGCGCCTGGGAGCAGTTAGACCGGGTAGACCTGCTGGTCATGCCCCTGGAGACGCCGTTGGAAACGATAGAGACGGCCGTCATGCTGGCCCAACAGTCTGGCGTGAAAGTTATCCTTAATCCGGCCCCGGCACGGCCGTTACCGGCCCATATTCTGGCCGGGGTGGATGTGTTGGTCCCCAATGAATCGGAAACCGCGCTGCTGACCGGCTTGCCAGTGACAACTGGCGACGAAACGCGGCAGGCGGCGCGCTGCTTGCTCGATTTGGGCGTAGGCAGCGTGGTGCTGACATTGGGCAGCCGCGGCGCGCTGGTATTGGCGGGGGGAAATGGGGAATTTACGGCCGTTGCCCCCTATCCTGTCAACGCCGTAGATACCACCGCCGCCGGTGACGCTTTTGTCGCCGGACTGGCCGTTGGCCTGGGCGAAGGTCGGTCGCTGCCGGCCGCCGCCCAATTCGCCAACGCCGTCGGCGCGTTGGCCGTCACCAAACAAGGGGCGCAGCCCGCCATGCCCACACGGGCCGAAGTAGAAACGTTAAGCAAGAGCTAG
- the rbsD gene encoding D-ribose pyranase produces MKKSDLINQPITAVLGGLGHTDTLTIADAGLPIPATTQRIDLALTRGVPSFLETLRVVLSEMYVEKAIVAEEMQVVSPQMYAAVLEIMGDTPVELVAHVEFKRTTAVSRAIIRTGEFTPYANIILVAGAWGFVLP; encoded by the coding sequence ATGAAAAAGAGCGACCTGATCAACCAACCGATTACGGCCGTACTCGGCGGCCTGGGTCACACAGACACTCTCACCATTGCCGATGCCGGTCTGCCCATCCCGGCGACGACGCAGCGCATTGACCTGGCTCTGACCAGGGGCGTGCCTTCCTTCTTAGAGACCCTGCGCGTAGTGCTGAGCGAGATGTATGTGGAAAAAGCCATCGTGGCCGAAGAGATGCAGGTCGTCAGCCCGCAGATGTATGCCGCTGTGCTAGAAATTATGGGCGATACGCCGGTTGAACTGGTTGCCCACGTGGAGTTCAAGCGGACAACGGCCGTGTCCCGCGCCATCATCCGCACCGGCGAGTTTACCCCCTACGCCAACATCATCCTGGTGGCCGGGGCCTGGGGGTTTGTACTACCATAA
- a CDS encoding thioredoxin family protein, translated as MAAVPSNMLALGTVAPDFVLPDAVSGATMALSALKSDVATVIMFICNHCPYVKHINKELARLGADYQPKGVAFVAISSNDVAAYPADAPDQMRIVAEEQGYSFPYLYDEDQSVAKAYQAACTPDFYIFDGELKLVYRGQLDDARPRNDVPVTGRDVRAALDAILAGEPVAVEQRPSIGCNIKWKEA; from the coding sequence ATGGCTGCTGTTCCCTCGAATATGCTGGCGCTGGGCACGGTTGCGCCGGATTTTGTTTTACCGGACGCTGTGTCAGGCGCAACGATGGCTTTGTCGGCGTTAAAATCAGATGTGGCGACGGTAATTATGTTTATCTGTAACCATTGCCCTTATGTCAAACACATCAACAAAGAATTGGCGCGCCTGGGGGCCGATTACCAGCCAAAGGGGGTCGCGTTTGTGGCGATCAGTTCCAACGACGTGGCAGCATACCCGGCTGACGCCCCCGACCAGATGCGCATTGTGGCTGAGGAACAAGGTTATTCATTTCCCTATCTGTATGATGAAGACCAGAGCGTGGCCAAAGCGTATCAGGCGGCGTGTACGCCGGACTTTTACATTTTTGACGGCGAGTTGAAGCTGGTCTATCGTGGTCAACTGGACGATGCCCGGCCGCGTAATGACGTGCCGGTGACGGGCCGCGATGTGCGGGCCGCGCTGGACGCGATTTTGGCTGGAGAGCCGGTGGCGGTGGAGCAACGGCCGTCTATCGGCTGTAACATTAAATGGAAGGAAGCATGA
- a CDS encoding D-ribose ABC transporter substrate-binding protein: MVLLTIANAGNYERFAPKPGASTAAPAVDSAGKLIVVITPSHDNPFFGAMADIAVATAEELGYNTLSLVHDDDANKQSELFDTAIAQGAAAIILDNAGADASVAAVQKAADAGIPTFLVDREITQDGIAAAQIVSNNYQGATILAEYFVELMGEEGEYVELTGRDTDTNAHVRSQGYHDVIDEFPDMVMVAQQTANWSQTEAFEVMETILQANPDIKGVIAGNDTMALGAQAALIAAGRPEVIVVGFDGSDDAIASIVAGELKATSLQPVAEMAIQAVNQAHQFITTGSTGKPEKQSIDMVLLTIDNAGNYERFAPKK, translated from the coding sequence ATGGTGCTGTTAACCATTGCCAACGCCGGCAATTACGAACGCTTCGCCCCCAAACCAGGGGCGAGCACGGCCGCCCCGGCCGTCGATAGCGCCGGTAAACTCATCGTCGTCATCACCCCATCGCACGACAATCCCTTCTTTGGCGCGATGGCCGACATCGCCGTCGCTACCGCCGAAGAGCTGGGCTACAACACCCTGTCGCTGGTACACGACGATGATGCCAACAAACAAAGTGAACTGTTCGACACCGCCATCGCCCAGGGCGCAGCCGCCATCATCCTGGACAACGCCGGCGCCGACGCCAGCGTCGCCGCCGTGCAAAAAGCGGCCGACGCCGGTATCCCCACCTTCCTGGTAGACCGCGAAATTACCCAAGATGGCATCGCCGCCGCCCAGATCGTCTCCAACAACTACCAGGGCGCGACCATCCTGGCGGAGTACTTCGTTGAACTGATGGGCGAAGAAGGGGAGTATGTCGAGCTGACTGGTCGGGACACCGACACCAACGCCCACGTCCGTTCGCAAGGCTACCACGACGTGATTGACGAATTCCCGGACATGGTGATGGTGGCCCAACAAACGGCCAACTGGAGCCAGACCGAAGCCTTCGAGGTCATGGAAACCATCCTGCAAGCCAACCCCGACATCAAAGGCGTCATCGCCGGTAACGATACGATGGCCCTGGGCGCACAGGCGGCGCTGATTGCCGCCGGCCGTCCCGAAGTGATCGTCGTCGGCTTTGATGGCAGCGACGACGCCATCGCCTCCATCGTCGCCGGTGAACTGAAAGCGACCTCGCTTCAGCCAGTAGCCGAGATGGCGATTCAGGCCGTCAATCAGGCGCACCAATTCATCACCACCGGCAGCACGGGCAAGCCGGAGAAGCAGTCCATTGACATGGTGCTGTTAACCATTGACAATGCAGGTAATTACGAACGCTTCGCACCGAAGAAATAG
- a CDS encoding ABC transporter permease, whose translation MSQAEIKAVAGKRRITSLDVQEFLLRGRAFIALIVLLIVFSVLSPNFLTQANIIIMAKHVAINAILGIGMTYVILTGGIDLSVGSIVGLAAMIAGGLINEGLVLPMFGVIVYFQVWAIILITLILGALLGGLNGLIITRFNVAPFIATLGMLYAARGLALLRSGGRTFPNLVGRPELGNTGFPALGSGDFLSVNYSIWIMIVFALVAAFVATKTPFGRHVFAIGGNERAAELSGVRVKRVKTIVYMISGFCAATVGLIIASQLVAAHPATGTFFELNAIAAVVLGGTSLSGGRGSIGGTIIGAFVIGVLGDGLIGLGVSSFWQQVIKGAVIVFAVVIDQAQVRMQERAALQRQQQIV comes from the coding sequence ATGAGCCAAGCTGAAATCAAAGCCGTTGCTGGCAAAAGGCGCATCACCAGTCTGGACGTGCAAGAATTCCTCTTGCGCGGGCGGGCGTTCATCGCCCTCATCGTCCTGCTCATCGTCTTTTCAGTCCTCAGTCCAAACTTCCTGACACAGGCCAACATCATCATCATGGCCAAACATGTCGCCATCAACGCCATCCTGGGCATTGGCATGACCTACGTCATCCTCACCGGTGGCATAGACCTCTCGGTTGGCTCCATTGTCGGCCTGGCAGCCATGATTGCCGGTGGGCTGATTAACGAAGGTTTGGTCCTGCCCATGTTTGGCGTGATTGTTTATTTCCAGGTTTGGGCCATCATTTTAATCACATTGATCCTCGGCGCACTGCTGGGCGGCCTCAACGGCCTTATCATTACCCGCTTCAACGTGGCCCCCTTCATTGCTACTTTGGGCATGTTATACGCCGCGCGCGGGCTGGCCCTGCTGCGTTCTGGCGGCCGAACCTTCCCCAATCTGGTCGGCCGGCCAGAACTGGGCAACACTGGCTTCCCGGCTCTTGGCTCCGGCGATTTTCTTTCGGTCAACTACTCCATCTGGATCATGATCGTTTTTGCGTTGGTGGCCGCGTTTGTGGCGACCAAGACCCCCTTTGGTCGCCACGTCTTTGCCATCGGCGGCAATGAACGCGCCGCGGAACTGTCTGGCGTGCGCGTCAAGCGCGTCAAGACCATTGTCTATATGATTTCCGGCTTCTGCGCGGCCACGGTCGGCCTGATCATCGCCTCGCAGTTAGTAGCCGCCCACCCGGCCACCGGGACGTTTTTTGAGCTAAACGCGATTGCCGCCGTTGTGTTGGGCGGCACCTCGCTTTCCGGCGGGCGGGGCAGCATCGGCGGAACCATCATCGGCGCGTTTGTCATTGGCGTGTTGGGTGATGGCCTTATAGGTCTGGGCGTCTCTTCATTCTGGCAGCAGGTGATCAAGGGGGCCGTTATTGTTTTTGCTGTCGTCATTGACCAGGCTCAGGTGCGGATGCAGGAACGAGCCGCGTTACAACGTCAGCAGCAAATTGTATAG
- a CDS encoding sugar ABC transporter ATP-binding protein, which produces MATSPTLSPTELNAAPPDDVILRAANITKLFPGTVALDHVDFNVYRGKVNVLVGENGAGKSTLMKILAGAYQPTSGQLLLEGREVSFRSPLDAARQGIGIIYQEMNLFPNLSVVENIFLAREMTNGRFLINKKAQIAQTELLLKRLRQPIKPDDLVADLRIGQQQIVEIARALAEDARILIMDEPTSALSSAEVEILFEVIEELKAAGVSIIYISHKLDELLQIGDYVTVLRDSRLVAEKAAAEIDVAWIIEQMVGRNPASLFRGESHKIGAELLRVADMTLPRAGGGFTLDHVSFTLRQGEILGVYGLMGAGRSELFECLAGVRQATGGQVWLDGIEVREGTVNGRINLGMCLVPEDRQRDGLVQTMSVADNILLASLRQYVSRLSISRKKEKEAVGDSVKNLSIKIANPNQLITSLSGGNQQKVVVAKSLLTHPKVLLLDEPTRGIDVAAKAEIFQIMSRLAAQGYGILFISSELKEVLAMADRILVMSRGIITGEYHQAEATEEYLVRDSAVGHGLANNRNGNGGSPL; this is translated from the coding sequence ATGGCAACTTCACCCACCCTTTCCCCCACTGAACTGAACGCTGCCCCGCCGGATGACGTCATCCTGCGGGCTGCCAACATCACCAAGTTGTTCCCCGGCACGGTGGCCCTGGATCACGTGGATTTCAATGTGTATCGCGGCAAAGTCAACGTATTGGTTGGCGAAAATGGCGCGGGCAAATCCACGCTGATGAAGATTTTGGCGGGCGCTTACCAGCCCACCAGCGGCCAACTGCTGCTGGAAGGGCGGGAAGTGAGCTTCCGCAGCCCGTTGGATGCCGCCCGACAAGGCATAGGCATCATTTACCAGGAGATGAATCTTTTCCCTAATTTGAGCGTGGTGGAGAATATTTTCCTGGCGCGGGAGATGACCAACGGCCGTTTCCTCATCAACAAAAAAGCACAAATCGCCCAGACCGAACTGCTGCTCAAACGGCTGCGCCAGCCCATCAAGCCAGACGACCTGGTAGCCGATTTGCGCATCGGCCAGCAGCAGATCGTGGAAATCGCCCGCGCGCTGGCCGAAGACGCCCGCATCCTCATTATGGATGAACCCACTTCGGCCCTCAGCAGCGCCGAGGTAGAGATTTTGTTTGAGGTGATCGAAGAGCTAAAAGCGGCCGGGGTCTCCATCATCTACATCTCGCATAAGTTGGACGAACTGCTGCAAATCGGCGATTATGTCACGGTGCTGCGCGACAGTCGTCTGGTGGCGGAAAAAGCGGCGGCGGAGATAGACGTTGCCTGGATTATTGAGCAAATGGTTGGGCGCAACCCCGCCTCTCTCTTCCGCGGCGAAAGCCACAAAATTGGCGCAGAACTGCTGCGCGTGGCTGATATGACACTGCCCCGCGCTGGCGGTGGTTTCACGCTGGACCACGTCTCCTTTACGCTGCGGCAGGGGGAGATTTTGGGCGTTTATGGGTTGATGGGCGCCGGCCGCTCAGAGTTGTTTGAGTGCCTGGCCGGGGTGCGCCAGGCGACGGGCGGGCAGGTGTGGCTGGATGGCATAGAGGTGCGGGAGGGGACGGTAAACGGCCGGATCAACCTCGGCATGTGTCTTGTCCCCGAAGACCGGCAGCGCGATGGCCTGGTACAAACCATGTCCGTCGCCGACAATATCCTCCTGGCCAGCCTGCGCCAATACGTTAGCCGCCTGTCCATCTCGCGCAAGAAAGAAAAAGAAGCGGTAGGCGATTCCGTAAAAAACCTGTCAATCAAAATTGCCAATCCCAACCAACTCATCACCTCGCTCAGCGGCGGCAACCAGCAAAAAGTCGTCGTCGCCAAGAGTTTGCTCACTCACCCCAAAGTGCTGCTGCTAGACGAACCCACACGCGGCATAGATGTGGCCGCCAAAGCGGAAATTTTCCAGATCATGAGCCGTCTGGCGGCCCAGGGATACGGCATCCTGTTTATCTCGTCTGAATTGAAAGAGGTCCTGGCCATGGCCGACCGCATTTTGGTCATGTCCAGGGGCATCATCACCGGCGAATACCACCAGGCGGAAGCAACCGAAGAATACCTGGTCCGAGATTCGGCCGTCGGCCACGGGCTGGCCAATAATCGCAATGGAAACGGAGGATCCCCCCTATGA
- a CDS encoding DUF2291 domain-containing protein, with protein MKRVWVLLSVCLINLLAACTIVPIEEMQQLQQSETFDPVSYVDGIWAERVVPTILEKATDLPTVLAAIESDLVDAGEQYATISQSGALNFVVRGQGVVESVSTESRNGTAVLQIEDYNGPITIILQVGPLIRGDGVRDGVGFINFGDFREQTEFGQVARELNQRVANEVVNSLDLENLVGQPVAFNGVFTIRTTNQTNIDLSEIVITPVLLDVGG; from the coding sequence ATGAAGAGAGTTTGGGTCTTATTAAGCGTCTGCCTCATCAATCTGCTGGCAGCCTGCACGATTGTGCCGATTGAGGAAATGCAGCAGCTTCAGCAAAGCGAAACCTTTGACCCGGTGAGCTACGTGGATGGCATCTGGGCTGAACGGGTTGTGCCGACTATTTTGGAAAAGGCCACCGATTTACCGACTGTTCTGGCGGCCATCGAGAGCGATCTGGTGGACGCGGGTGAGCAGTATGCCACCATATCCCAGAGCGGCGCGCTAAACTTTGTGGTGCGTGGGCAGGGCGTGGTGGAGTCGGTGAGTACAGAATCGCGCAATGGGACGGCCGTTTTGCAAATTGAAGATTACAACGGTCCCATCACCATCATCTTGCAGGTTGGCCCCCTCATTCGCGGCGATGGCGTGCGTGATGGCGTTGGCTTCATCAACTTCGGCGATTTCCGCGAACAGACCGAATTCGGTCAGGTCGCACGCGAACTGAACCAGCGGGTCGCCAACGAAGTGGTCAACAGCCTGGACCTGGAGAATCTGGTCGGTCAGCCGGTTGCGTTCAACGGCGTGTTTACCATCCGCACCACCAACCAGACCAATATAGACCTGAGCGAAATTGTGATCACGCCAGTACTGCTGGACGTGGGCGGCTGA
- the glpK gene encoding glycerol kinase GlpK, translating into MKTILAIDQSTSATKAILFNEMGELLDKTAVPHAQLYPRPGWVEHDAAEIYRHTRQAVSELLARSPQRRDDLTCLSLTNQRETIVVFDKTSGEPLYNAIVWQCRRGEAICAELAAAGHGFLVQQRTGLKIDTYFPASKLTWLFRQRPDIYQKVVAGEALIGTMDTYLLYRLTNGRTFATDQTNASRTLLFDIRSLAWDEELCRLFAVPPNALADVRDSDASFGATDLGGLLPRPLPIVGVMGDSQAALFAQRCFTPGSAKVTFGTGSSVLLNIGDQVAYSNSGLVTAVAWVIQGQPTYALEGIINFTGATIAWLRDQLGLIQSAAETEGLATAVADNGGVYLVPAFVGLSAPYWQPNARAAILGLTPGSGKNHVVRAALESIAYSIRDVLDLMAAESGVPLQHLHADGGAVGNRFLMQFVADMTGAPLRAAALPELSALGAALAGGLGCGLYADIAALTALPQAYTPFTPTMAPAAADQLYRGWQTAVRQVLLEEVHTKGAQY; encoded by the coding sequence TTGAAGACGATCCTGGCGATTGACCAAAGCACCTCGGCGACGAAAGCAATCTTGTTCAACGAGATGGGTGAACTGTTGGACAAAACGGCCGTTCCCCATGCCCAACTCTACCCCCGTCCTGGTTGGGTGGAACACGACGCTGCCGAAATCTACCGCCATACCCGCCAGGCCGTCAGCGAATTATTGGCGCGCAGCCCACAACGGCGCGACGATCTGACCTGCCTCAGCCTGACCAACCAGCGTGAAACCATCGTCGTTTTCGACAAAACCAGCGGCGAACCGCTGTACAACGCCATCGTCTGGCAGTGCCGCCGCGGCGAAGCCATTTGCGCCGAATTGGCGGCCGCCGGGCATGGTTTCCTGGTGCAGCAGCGCACCGGCCTCAAAATAGACACCTACTTCCCGGCGTCCAAACTGACCTGGCTCTTTCGCCAGCGCCCTGATATTTACCAAAAAGTCGTCGCCGGCGAGGCGCTGATCGGCACGATGGACACCTATTTGCTTTACCGGCTGACAAACGGCCGTACCTTCGCCACCGACCAGACCAACGCCTCGCGCACCCTGCTGTTCGACATCCGCAGTCTGGCCTGGGACGAAGAGTTGTGCCGCCTGTTTGCTGTGCCGCCGAACGCGCTGGCGGATGTACGTGACAGCGACGCCAGTTTTGGCGCGACAGATTTGGGCGGGCTGCTGCCACGGCCGTTACCGATCGTCGGCGTCATGGGCGATTCGCAGGCAGCGCTGTTTGCCCAGCGCTGCTTCACCCCAGGCAGCGCTAAGGTGACGTTTGGTACTGGCTCCTCGGTACTATTGAATATCGGCGACCAGGTGGCTTATTCCAACAGCGGCTTGGTGACGGCCGTCGCCTGGGTCATCCAGGGGCAGCCCACCTATGCGCTTGAGGGCATCATCAACTTCACCGGCGCGACCATCGCCTGGCTGCGCGATCAGTTGGGCCTGATTCAGTCGGCGGCGGAGACAGAGGGGCTGGCAACGGCCGTTGCCGACAATGGCGGCGTCTATCTGGTTCCGGCCTTTGTTGGCCTGAGCGCCCCTTACTGGCAGCCCAACGCCAGAGCGGCCATCCTCGGCCTGACGCCGGGCAGCGGCAAAAACCACGTTGTCCGCGCGGCGTTAGAAAGCATCGCCTACTCCATCCGCGACGTGCTGGACCTGATGGCCGCCGAGTCTGGCGTGCCTTTGCAGCATCTTCACGCCGATGGCGGCGCGGTGGGCAACCGCTTCCTGATGCAGTTCGTCGCCGACATGACCGGCGCTCCGTTGCGCGCCGCCGCGCTGCCGGAGCTTTCAGCCCTGGGCGCCGCGCTGGCCGGTGGGCTGGGCTGCGGTCTCTATGCCGACATCGCCGCCCTGACCGCCTTGCCGCAAGCCTACACCCCCTTTACGCCAACGATGGCCCCGGCCGCTGCTGACCAATTGTACCGGGGCTGGCAAACGGCCGTGCGCCAGGTATTGCTGGAAGAGGTTCACACGAAGGGCGCACAGTATTAA
- a CDS encoding transketolase family protein, translating into MEMGKANLEIFAATLLRLAQVDRDILVVTSDSRGSGKLTPFARALPAQIVEIGIAEQNLVGVSAGLASAGKKVFAVSPACFLTARGLEQIKNDVAYSDNPVKVVGISAGVSYGALGTTHHSLHDLAALQAINNLDIVVPADNFETAAVIETAVSHSRPLYIRFGKAAMPHLHAPGAHFEIGKAISLSAGRDVTFIAIGETVARAVQASHLLAEQGIAAGVISMHTLKPLDKTAVLHAAQHTQAIITVEEHSVYGGLGSTVAALLLQNGVSLPFKIVGIPDEYTVTGSQNEILAHYGITGDGLAATAQNLLAAATVGHR; encoded by the coding sequence ATGGAAATGGGTAAGGCGAACCTGGAGATTTTTGCGGCCACGCTGCTGCGTCTGGCGCAAGTGGACCGGGATATTCTGGTTGTCACCAGCGACTCGCGGGGGTCGGGCAAACTGACACCCTTTGCCAGGGCGCTGCCGGCGCAAATTGTGGAAATCGGCATCGCTGAGCAAAATCTGGTGGGGGTGTCGGCTGGGCTGGCTTCGGCCGGCAAAAAGGTATTTGCCGTCTCGCCAGCCTGTTTTTTGACGGCGCGCGGTCTGGAACAGATCAAGAACGATGTGGCTTATTCAGACAACCCGGTGAAGGTGGTAGGCATCAGCGCCGGGGTGAGTTATGGCGCGTTGGGCACGACGCATCATTCACTGCATGATCTGGCGGCGCTGCAAGCCATCAACAACCTGGACATTGTGGTCCCGGCGGACAATTTTGAGACGGCCGCCGTGATTGAAACGGCCGTCTCCCATTCCCGCCCGCTCTACATCCGTTTTGGCAAAGCAGCCATGCCCCATCTGCACGCACCTGGCGCGCACTTTGAAATTGGCAAAGCCATCAGCCTGTCCGCAGGGCGCGATGTGACCTTTATCGCCATTGGCGAAACGGTGGCGCGGGCGGTGCAGGCCAGCCATCTGCTGGCCGAACAAGGCATCGCTGCCGGGGTGATCAGTATGCACACGCTGAAGCCGTTGGACAAGACGGCCGTACTCCACGCCGCTCAACACACCCAGGCCATTATCACCGTTGAAGAACACAGCGTCTATGGCGGGCTGGGCAGCACCGTGGCTGCCCTGCTGCTGCAAAATGGCGTCAGCCTGCCTTTTAAAATCGTCGGCATTCCCGACGAATACACTGTCACCGGCAGCCAAAACGAAATCTTGGCCCACTACGGCATCACCGGCGATGGCCTCGCCGCCACCGCCCAAAACCTGCTGGCCGCCGCGACAGTGGGGCACAGATGA
- a CDS encoding transketolase — MSKTISEELERKSIQYRREVLTIIKNANSGHTGGSLSAVDILNVLYNYTMNVSPANFQDANRDRYVQSKGHSVEALYVVLADKGFYPTAVLHTLNQYQSHFIGHPTRKVNGVEQNTGALGHGLSLSVGMALAAKLDGRSYRVFTLLGDGELEEGSNWEASMSAAHYDLDNLVVIVDYNGLQITGPIETVTGITNLRQKFTAFGYAVREVNGNSIPELLAIFDQLPFEPGKPNLVLAHTTKGKGVSFIENQVHWHHHVPTDTEFATAMLELDAAERTWGANNGNG; from the coding sequence ATGTCCAAAACAATCTCGGAAGAACTTGAACGAAAATCAATTCAATATCGCCGGGAAGTTCTGACGATTATCAAAAACGCCAATTCTGGGCACACGGGCGGCAGCCTGTCGGCCGTAGATATTCTTAACGTCTTATACAATTACACCATGAACGTCTCGCCGGCGAACTTTCAGGACGCCAATCGGGACCGCTATGTGCAGAGCAAAGGGCATTCGGTAGAGGCGTTATACGTGGTTTTGGCCGACAAGGGCTTTTATCCAACGGCCGTGCTGCACACTCTGAACCAATACCAATCCCATTTTATTGGCCATCCGACGCGCAAGGTGAATGGGGTGGAGCAAAATACAGGCGCGCTGGGACATGGGCTGTCTTTGTCTGTGGGCATGGCGTTGGCGGCCAAGCTAGACGGCCGTTCCTACCGCGTCTTCACCCTCTTAGGCGATGGCGAACTGGAAGAAGGCTCCAACTGGGAAGCCTCTATGAGCGCCGCCCATTATGACCTGGATAATCTGGTGGTTATTGTAGATTACAACGGGCTGCAAATTACCGGCCCCATTGAAACAGTCACCGGCATCACCAACTTACGCCAAAAATTCACCGCCTTTGGTTACGCCGTACGCGAGGTCAATGGCAACAGCATCCCCGAACTGCTGGCAATTTTCGACCAACTGCCCTTTGAACCAGGCAAACCGAACCTGGTTTTGGCCCATACCACCAAAGGCAAGGGTGTGAGTTTCATCGAAAACCAGGTTCATTGGCACCACCACGTACCGACGGACACCGAATTTGCGACGGCCATGTTGGAACTGGACGCGGCCGAACGGACATGGGGGGCGAACAATGGAAATGGGTAA
- a CDS encoding sugar-binding transcriptional regulator yields MTRIDELRLMTRVARLYYERNMRQAEIAQQLGLSQATISRLFNRAREEGIVRISVSVPQGVYTELEERLIAQYNLRDAIVVDCVHDDEQIIQRDIGAAAAYYVESTIKPDEVIGLSSWSATLLALVDAMHQTPRKTGVQVVQILGGIGNPAAEIHAARLTGRFAKLVHGTATFLPAPGVVGSEATLQAFLQDHYVQAAMALFDKVSLALVGIGAVEPSELLADSGNIFSSEELDILRGQGAVGDILLRFFDEDGRPVQKSLNSRVVSMTLEQLHRADRAVGVAGGRRKHDAIRGALRGGWINILITDCFTARRLANQSQPFF; encoded by the coding sequence GTGACACGCATTGATGAACTACGGTTGATGACGCGCGTGGCCCGGCTGTATTATGAACGCAACATGCGTCAAGCAGAAATTGCGCAGCAGTTAGGGCTTTCCCAGGCGACCATCTCCCGGCTGTTTAACCGGGCCAGAGAAGAAGGCATCGTGCGCATCTCGGTCAGTGTGCCCCAGGGGGTCTATACAGAGTTGGAGGAGCGTCTGATCGCGCAGTACAACTTGCGCGACGCCATCGTGGTAGATTGCGTCCACGATGATGAGCAGATCATCCAGCGCGACATCGGCGCGGCTGCCGCCTATTACGTCGAATCTACCATCAAACCCGACGAGGTGATTGGCCTTTCTTCCTGGAGCGCCACTTTGCTGGCCCTGGTAGACGCCATGCACCAGACGCCGCGCAAAACTGGGGTTCAGGTTGTCCAGATTTTGGGTGGCATTGGCAATCCGGCGGCCGAAATTCATGCCGCTCGCCTCACCGGCCGTTTTGCTAAACTGGTACACGGCACGGCCACATTTTTGCCCGCGCCGGGTGTGGTGGGGTCGGAGGCCACGTTGCAGGCGTTTTTACAAGACCACTATGTGCAGGCAGCAATGGCGTTGTTCGACAAGGTGAGTCTGGCGCTGGTGGGCATTGGTGCGGTGGAACCTTCCGAGTTGTTGGCCGACAGCGGCAACATTTTCAGCAGCGAGGAATTGGATATTTTGCGCGGCCAGGGGGCAGTGGGGGATATTTTGCTGCGTTTCTTTGATGAAGACGGCCGTCCGGTGCAAAAATCTCTGAACAGCCGCGTGGTGTCTATGACCCTGGAGCAGCTTCACCGGGCAGATAGAGCGGTGGGAGTGGCTGGCGGCCGACGCAAACACGACGCCATCCGCGGCGCGCTGCGGGGCGGCTGGATTAACATTTTAATTACGGATTGTTTTACGGCGCGGCGGCTGGCAAACCAGAGCCAGCCGTTCTTCTAA